The following proteins come from a genomic window of Pseudomonas hygromyciniae:
- the tnpB gene encoding IS66 family insertion sequence element accessory protein TnpB (TnpB, as the term is used for proteins encoded by IS66 family insertion elements, is considered an accessory protein, since TnpC, encoded by a neighboring gene, is a DDE family transposase.): MMRPDAKVEKVCLYPKPVDFRKSIDGLAALVELDIKVAVFDPVLFVFLNKPRNRVKILYWERNGFCLWLKRLESERFKTSPDANDEAIILTVQELNWLLDGFDLWRNRPHQVLTPRYVA, translated from the coding sequence ATGATGCGACCCGATGCTAAAGTCGAAAAAGTCTGTCTCTACCCCAAGCCTGTCGACTTTCGAAAATCCATTGATGGCCTAGCGGCGCTGGTCGAACTGGATATCAAAGTCGCGGTATTCGATCCTGTGCTTTTCGTCTTCCTCAACAAGCCACGCAACCGCGTGAAGATTTTGTATTGGGAACGCAACGGCTTCTGCCTCTGGCTCAAGCGCCTCGAATCCGAACGATTTAAAACATCGCCCGATGCCAACGATGAAGCGATCATCCTGACCGTCCAGGAACTGAACTGGCTACTTGATGGTTTTGATCTGTGGCGCAACCGTCCTCATCAGGTTTTGACGCCTCGATACGTGGCCTGA
- a CDS encoding DUF6429 family protein: protein MEYDDKLIEEAMLALLATFSFDDGNAWKGFDFETMNRLHEQGLISNPVNKNKSIWLTAEGLERGRQIADRLFGVRTQAEHASDSDT, encoded by the coding sequence ATGGAATACGACGATAAATTGATTGAAGAAGCCATGCTTGCCCTGTTGGCAACCTTCAGTTTTGATGACGGCAATGCTTGGAAAGGGTTCGACTTCGAGACCATGAATCGATTGCATGAACAGGGTTTAATCAGTAATCCGGTGAACAAGAACAAATCGATTTGGTTGACGGCTGAAGGGCTGGAGCGAGGTCGGCAGATAGCCGACCGGTTGTTTGGGGTAAGAACTCAAGCAGAGCATGCATCCGACTCGGATACCTGA
- a CDS encoding IS30-like element ISShes10 family transposase, which yields MSYHELSIPERATLQLGLAQGFSQRRIARMLGRSPSTISRELRRNRAPGTRYQACAAQQQMQVRRQVCRPQCKLLPGSERFELVVHMLREGLSPEQIAGKLRSMNIPSLREAYVCRETIYNAIYALPVGGLRKELIICLRQGKTSRRPRSGGVDRRGQIPEMLSIHVRPPEVEDRLMPGHWEGDLIKGKANASAVGTLVERTSGYLMLIKMADATATSALEGFSAALNGMPLAVRKSMTYDQGREMARHAEITQRTGVAIYFCDPHSPWQRGSNENINGLIRQYLPKGTDLSVHSQEALDAIALQLNMRPRKRFDFKCPIEVMGEVMQEAVVMRHDAPASIQ from the coding sequence ATGTCCTATCACGAACTCAGTATCCCCGAACGTGCGACCCTTCAACTCGGCCTTGCCCAAGGTTTCAGCCAGCGGCGAATTGCCCGGATGCTCGGCCGCTCCCCCTCGACCATCAGCCGGGAGCTGCGCCGCAACCGGGCCCCTGGCACCCGCTACCAGGCCTGTGCTGCCCAGCAGCAGATGCAGGTCCGCCGCCAGGTCTGCAGGCCTCAGTGCAAGCTGCTGCCGGGCAGTGAGCGCTTCGAGCTGGTCGTCCATATGCTGCGTGAGGGTTTGTCTCCCGAGCAGATTGCCGGCAAGCTGCGCAGCATGAACATACCCAGCCTCAGAGAGGCCTACGTCTGCCGCGAGACGATCTATAACGCGATCTACGCCCTGCCGGTCGGTGGCCTGCGCAAGGAGCTGATCATCTGCCTGCGCCAGGGCAAGACGAGTCGCAGGCCGCGCTCTGGCGGCGTCGATCGGCGCGGCCAGATCCCTGAAATGCTCAGCATCCACGTGCGCCCGCCGGAGGTCGAAGACCGGCTGATGCCAGGCCATTGGGAGGGCGACCTGATCAAGGGCAAGGCCAATGCCTCGGCGGTGGGCACCTTGGTGGAGCGTACCAGCGGCTACCTGATGCTGATCAAGATGGCCGACGCGACGGCGACCTCGGCGCTGGAGGGCTTCAGTGCGGCGCTCAATGGCATGCCGCTGGCGGTGCGCAAGAGCATGACCTACGACCAGGGCCGGGAGATGGCGCGGCACGCCGAGATCACCCAGCGGACCGGGGTGGCGATCTACTTCTGCGACCCGCACAGCCCCTGGCAACGCGGCAGCAATGAGAACATCAATGGACTGATCCGCCAGTACCTGCCCAAGGGCACGGACTTGTCGGTGCATAGTCAGGAAGCCCTGGACGCCATCGCTTTGCAACTGAATATGCGACCGCGCAAACGCTTCGACTTCAAATGCCCGATCGAGGTGATGGGCGAAGTGATGCAAGAAGCCGTGGTGATGCGGCATGATGCTCCCGCTTCAATTCAATAA
- a CDS encoding acyltransferase family protein — protein MSPLSPRCITYFDCLRFLLAQTVVVGHGFGFFFGYWGGFFPSKAPYIQSIAVVGFFFVSGFLICRSAVANIKYKGGDYVRYYVDRLSRVYTTLAPCLIFVFLVDLFFSYQVSDFELGDNLTISTFFKNLLLLPSMPFGTMRPIWSLMFEWWIYILFGGVVFFRKNWIFSAICIGVGGYYTWRLQDLSATRLLN, from the coding sequence GTGAGTCCGTTAAGTCCTAGGTGTATTACTTATTTCGACTGCCTGAGATTTTTACTTGCTCAAACAGTGGTTGTGGGCCATGGTTTCGGTTTCTTCTTCGGTTATTGGGGTGGTTTTTTTCCATCAAAGGCACCTTATATCCAGTCGATTGCGGTTGTTGGGTTCTTTTTTGTCTCTGGATTTCTAATATGTCGGAGTGCAGTTGCAAACATAAAGTACAAAGGCGGCGACTATGTGCGCTACTATGTGGATAGATTATCTAGAGTATACACCACTCTTGCTCCATGTTTGATTTTTGTTTTTTTGGTTGATCTTTTCTTCTCTTATCAGGTTTCTGATTTTGAGTTGGGGGATAATTTAACAATAAGTACGTTCTTCAAAAATCTTCTTCTTCTTCCGTCGATGCCGTTCGGAACGATGAGGCCGATATGGAGTTTGATGTTTGAGTGGTGGATATACATCCTATTTGGAGGAGTTGTATTTTTTCGAAAAAATTGGATTTTTTCGGCTATATGTATTGGGGTGGGCGGGTATTATACCTGGCGGTTGCAGGATCTGAGTGCAACACGGTTATTGAATTGA